The sequence GCGGCCGTAGCGGCGGGCCTGCGGGACTTCCGGCCGGACCTGCACGTGGCCGGCGTGATCCTCAACCGCGTCGGCAGCGGGCGGCACGCGGCGTTGTGCGAAGCGGCCCTCGATCAGGTGGGGCTGCCCACGCTGGGCTTCGTGCCGCGGGACGAGGCCCTGCACCTGCCCGCCCGGCACCTGGGGCTGGTCAGCGCCGAACAGGTTCACTGGGACGAGTCGCGCGCCCTGCACGCCGCCGCCGGGTTACGGCTGGACGCGCTGCTCGCCGCGGCGCAGGCGCCCGCGCTGCCCCTGCCCCCCGCGCCGGGCGGCCCGGGCGCCCGGGTGCGGGTGGCGGTCGCGCACGACGAGGCGTTTCACTTCTCGTACCCCGACGCACTCGACGAACTGCGCGCCCAGGGCGCTGAACTGACGCCGTTCAGTCCCCTCCGGGACGCGGGACTGCCCCCTGACGTGCGGGGCGTCCTGCTGCCCGGCGGGTACCCGGAAATGCACGCGCAGGCGCTGAGTGCCAACCGCAGCCTGCACACGCAGCTGCGGGCCTTCGCGGCCGGCGGCGGCGCCGTGCTGGCCGAGTGCGGCGGCCTGATGTACCTCGGGGAGGCGCTTGACGTGGACGGCACCAGCGTCGAGATGTGCGGCGTGATTCCGTACCGGACCCGCATGGGCGCCCGCCTGACCCTCGGGTACCGGGAGGCCACCGCGGTGCGCAACTCGCTGCTCGCTCCGGCGGGCGCGGCCGTCCGGGGACACGAATTTCACCACTCGGTCCTGACACACGCGCCCACCCGGCCTGCGTGGCGCTGGACCGCGCACGACGGCAGCGTCACCGAGGAGGGCTACGCCAGCGGGAACGTCCTGGCGAGCTACCTGCACCTGCACCTCGGCGCGGACCCGGCGCTGGCCGCCCGCTTCCTGCGCGCCTGCCGGGGAGGAGCAGCGTGAGGCGGCGGGCGCTGCTGCTGGCGCTGGCGCTGGACCTGCTGGGCGAACCGCCCGCCCGGTGGCACCCGGTCGTGTGGATGGGGCAGTTTCTCAAGGCGTCGCGCCGGCAGTGGCGGGGCGAGGCGCCCGGCGCGCAGCTGCGTGAGGGCCTGCTGGGCTGGGCGGCCGGCACGCTGCTCAGCGCGGCGGCCGGCACCCTGGCCGCGCGCCTGCCGTGGCCGGCGCAGGGCGCCCTGCTGAAACCGCTGCTGGCCCGCCGGGCCCTGCTGCGCGCCGGAAGCGAGGTGGCCGGCGCGCTGGAAGCCGGCGACCTGCCCGGCGCGCGCCGGCTGCTGTCGTGGCACCTCGTGAGCCGCGACACGGCGGACCTGACGGCAAGTGAGGTGGCCGGCGCCGCCATTGCCAGCGTGGCGGAGAACCTGAGTGACAGCGTGGTGGGCCCGCTGCTCGCCGCGCGGGTGGGGGGGCTGCCCCTGGCAGCCGCGTACCGCTTTACCAACACGGCCGACGCCATGTGGGGCTACCGCACACCCGAGCTGGAGTGGGCGGGAAAGGGCGCGGCGCACGCCGACGACCTGCTGAATCTCGCGCCGGCCCGCCTGAGTGCCGCGTGCCTGCTGCTGGCCGCAGGAGGCCGGGGGCTGGGCGTGTGGCGCCGCGACCATGGGCGCACACCCAGCCCGAACGGCGGTCACCCCATGAGCGCCGCAGCGGGCGCGCTGGGCGTGCGCCTGGAGAAGCGGGGCCTGTACGTCCTGAACGCCGGGGGACAGGCGCCGGGGGCGGCGGACCTGCGGCGCGCGCTGCACCTGACGCGCCGGGCCTCTGCCCTCGCCACCCTGGTTCTCATGCTGCCCTGCGCCCTGCCCCGCCCTGCCCGCCGCGCCCGGGGGGCCTGTGACCGGCCCGGATGGACGCCCGCCCCTGGTGCCGCGCGCGCCGCACGGTGGGCCCGGCCGCCGCCCCTTCGACGGCCTGGACTTCAGCGTGAACACCAATCCGTTCGGCCCGAACCCGGCGCTGATCCAGGCGGTCCGCGACGCCGGGCATGACCGTTACCCGGACCCCGCGTACACCGGCGTGCGGGAGCGCCTGGGGGCGTGGCACGGCGTGGACGCGGACAGTGTGGGCGTGGCGGTGGGCGCCTCGGACCTGCTGCACCGCCTGGCGCGCGCCACGCTGGCGCCCGGCGACACGCTGCTGAGCGTCCGGGCGCCTTTCGGGGAGCTGGCGCGCGCCGCCGCCCTGGCCCGCGCGCAGGTGGTGATCACCCCCGACCTGCCGGCCGAGCTGCCGGCAGGGACCCGGCTGCTGTACGTGGGGTACCCGCATAACCCCACTGGATTCGCGCCGCCGCCAGGCGCGCTGCTGCCCCTGGCGGACCGCTGCGCGCAGGCGGGCGCGCTGCTGGTCGTGGACGAGGCGTACGCGCCGTTCACGGCGCTGTCCGCACCGCCGAGCCACCCGGCGCTGGTGCGGGTGCTGTCCCCGGGCAAGGCGCACGGCCTGGTGGGCGCACGCCCCGCGTACGCGCTGGCCCACCCGGACGTGATTGCGGCGCTGGACAATCTCGCTCCGGCGTGGCACGTGCCGGCCGGCACAGCGGGGGTGCTGGCGGCGCTGCCGTACGCAGCCCAGTTTCTGGCCGAGACGCTGCCGCGCGTGGCGGCGCTCGCGTCGGACCTTGCCGGCGCGCTGGACCGGCTGGGCCGCGTGGAACATCACGGCACGCCCTTCATGACGCTGCGCGTGGGAGCGGCCGGGCCGGTCAGTGCGCAGCTGCTGGACGCCGGGCTGCGCGTGCGCGACTGCGCCAGCTACGGCCTGCCGGACTGCATCCGGGTCAGTACGCGGCACGCCGGGGAGAACGCGGCCCTGGTGCGCGCCCTGAAGAAACTGCGGCGCGTGGAGGCCAGGCATGGGTAAAGCGATCATGGTGCAGGGCTGCACGAGCAGCGCCGGGAAAAGCTATCTCACGGCGGCGCTGTGCCGCGTCCTGTCGAACGCCGGCGTGCGGGTCGCGCCGTTCAAAGCGCAGAACATGAGCAACAATGCGGGAATCACGCCGGCCGGGCTGGAGATGGGCCGCGCGCAGCTGGTGCAGGCCGCGGCGGCGCGCGTCACGCCGGACGTCCGGATGAATCCGGTGCTGCTCAAGCCGGAGGCGGACACCCGGTCCCAGGTGGTGCTGCTGGGGCAGGTGAACCGTGAGCTCACCGCGCTGCCGTGGCGTGAGCGCAAGGCGCAGCTGTGGCCGCACGTGCAGGGCGCGCTGCACAGCCTGCTGGACGAGTACGACGTGGTCGTGATCGAGGGCGCGGGCAGCCCGGCGGAGGTTAACCTGCGCGCCAGCGACATCGTGAACATGCGCGTGGCCCTTGAAGCGCAGGCGGCGGTGCTGCTCGCCTCGGACATCGACCGCGGCGGGTCGTTCGCGCACCTGCTGGGCACCTGGCACTGCCTGACCACCGAGGAACGCGCGCGCCTGCGCGGCTTCATCCTCAACCGCTTCCGGGGGGACCCGCGCCTGCTCGCCCCCGCTCCGGAATGGCTCGAGGCGCAGACGGGGGTGCCTACCGTGGGTGTCATTCCCATGCTGGATATTCCGCTGCCCGAGGAGGACGGCCTGTGGGGGGACGCGCCGCACCCGGGGGGCGAGCAGGACGGCTTCGTGGCCATCGCGCGGCTGCCGCGCGTGTCGAACCTCGATGAGTTCGCGCCGCTGGGCGAACGCGCCCGCTGGGTCACGTCCCCGGCAGGCCTGTCCGGCGCGAACGCCGTGATTCTGCCGGGCAGCAAAAGCACCGCCGCGGACCTCCGGTGGCTGCGCGCCACCGGCCTGGCCGGCGCAGTGACGCGGGCCGCGCACGCAGGCGTACCGGTGTTCGGGGTGTGCGGCGGCCTGCAGATGCTGGGCCGGGTGCTGCGCGACCCGCAGGGCGTGGACGGCGGCCAGCCGGCCGAGCCGGGTCTGGGCCTGCTCGACCTGGACACCACCTTCGCTGCGGGGAAGACCACCGCCCTGACCACCTTCACGGATCCCGAAACGGGACTGAGCGTGCGCGGGTACGAAATTCATCATGGGCAGACGCAGGCGGGGTCCGGCGTGGAGACGCTCGCGCCGGGCCTGCTGTGGCGACAGGGGAACGTGCGCGGCACGTACCTGCACGGCCTGCTGGAAAACCCGGCCTACCTGGAACGGTTTCTGGGCTGGGCGGGCCTGCGACCCCCGCAGCCCCTGGCCAGCCTGGACGCGCGGCTGGACGCGATTGCCGCGCG is a genomic window of Deinococcus taeanensis containing:
- a CDS encoding cobyrinate a,c-diamide synthase; translated protein: MTPVHPRVVLAAPSSGSGKTTVASLLCLALRARGLRVQPFKLGPDYLDPTHLTRAAGREARNLDSFLMGRDRLRQLFARAAAQADVSVLEGVMGLFDGRDPTTDEHSTADLAALLGAPVVLVIDAGGMARTAAAVAAGLRDFRPDLHVAGVILNRVGSGRHAALCEAALDQVGLPTLGFVPRDEALHLPARHLGLVSAEQVHWDESRALHAAAGLRLDALLAAAQAPALPLPPAPGGPGARVRVAVAHDEAFHFSYPDALDELRAQGAELTPFSPLRDAGLPPDVRGVLLPGGYPEMHAQALSANRSLHTQLRAFAAGGGAVLAECGGLMYLGEALDVDGTSVEMCGVIPYRTRMGARLTLGYREATAVRNSLLAPAGAAVRGHEFHHSVLTHAPTRPAWRWTAHDGSVTEEGYASGNVLASYLHLHLGADPALAARFLRACRGGAA
- the cbiB gene encoding adenosylcobinamide-phosphate synthase CbiB, whose translation is MRRRALLLALALDLLGEPPARWHPVVWMGQFLKASRRQWRGEAPGAQLREGLLGWAAGTLLSAAAGTLAARLPWPAQGALLKPLLARRALLRAGSEVAGALEAGDLPGARRLLSWHLVSRDTADLTASEVAGAAIASVAENLSDSVVGPLLAARVGGLPLAAAYRFTNTADAMWGYRTPELEWAGKGAAHADDLLNLAPARLSAACLLLAAGGRGLGVWRRDHGRTPSPNGGHPMSAAAGALGVRLEKRGLYVLNAGGQAPGAADLRRALHLTRRASALATLVLMLPCALPRPARRARGACDRPGWTPAPGAARAARWARPPPLRRPGLQREHQSVRPEPGADPGGPRRRA
- a CDS encoding pyridoxal phosphate-dependent aminotransferase — encoded protein: MNTNPFGPNPALIQAVRDAGHDRYPDPAYTGVRERLGAWHGVDADSVGVAVGASDLLHRLARATLAPGDTLLSVRAPFGELARAAALARAQVVITPDLPAELPAGTRLLYVGYPHNPTGFAPPPGALLPLADRCAQAGALLVVDEAYAPFTALSAPPSHPALVRVLSPGKAHGLVGARPAYALAHPDVIAALDNLAPAWHVPAGTAGVLAALPYAAQFLAETLPRVAALASDLAGALDRLGRVEHHGTPFMTLRVGAAGPVSAQLLDAGLRVRDCASYGLPDCIRVSTRHAGENAALVRALKKLRRVEARHG
- a CDS encoding cobyric acid synthase, which codes for MGKAIMVQGCTSSAGKSYLTAALCRVLSNAGVRVAPFKAQNMSNNAGITPAGLEMGRAQLVQAAAARVTPDVRMNPVLLKPEADTRSQVVLLGQVNRELTALPWRERKAQLWPHVQGALHSLLDEYDVVVIEGAGSPAEVNLRASDIVNMRVALEAQAAVLLASDIDRGGSFAHLLGTWHCLTTEERARLRGFILNRFRGDPRLLAPAPEWLEAQTGVPTVGVIPMLDIPLPEEDGLWGDAPHPGGEQDGFVAIARLPRVSNLDEFAPLGERARWVTSPAGLSGANAVILPGSKSTAADLRWLRATGLAGAVTRAAHAGVPVFGVCGGLQMLGRVLRDPQGVDGGQPAEPGLGLLDLDTTFAAGKTTALTTFTDPETGLSVRGYEIHHGQTQAGSGVETLAPGLLWRQGNVRGTYLHGLLENPAYLERFLGWAGLRPPQPLASLDARLDAIAARVGAALDPRVIGEFL